Proteins encoded within one genomic window of Lagenorhynchus albirostris chromosome 9, mLagAlb1.1, whole genome shotgun sequence:
- the MAP3K11 gene encoding mitogen-activated protein kinase kinase kinase 11 isoform X1: MEPLKNLFLKSPLGSWNSGGSGGSGGGGGGWPEGSPKAAAYANPVWTALFDYEPNGQDELALRKGDRVEVLSRDAAISGDEGWWAGQVGGQVGIFPSNYVSRGGGPPPCEMASFQELRLEEVIGIGGFGKVYRGSWRGELVAVKAARQDPDEDISVTAESVRQEARLFAMLAHPNIIALKAVCLEEPNLCLVMEYAAGGPLSRALAGRRVPPHVLVNWAVQIARGMHYLHCEALVPVIHRDLKSNNILLLQPIEGDDMEHKTLKITDFGLAREWHKTTQMSAAGTYAWMAPEVIKASTFSKGSDVWSFGVLLWELLTGEVPYRGIDCLAVAYGVAVNKLTLPIPSTCPEPFAQLMADCWAQDPHRRPDFASILQQLEALEAQVLREMPRDSFHSMQEGWKREIQGLFDELRAKEKELLSREEELTRAAREQRSQAEQLRRREHLLAQWELEVFERELTLLLQQVDRERPHVRRRRGTFKRSKLRARDGGERISMPLDFKHRITVQASPGLDRRRNVFEVGAGDSPTFPRFRAIQYSFHSPLPLPATVEPAEPGQAWGRQSPRRLEDSSNGERRACWAWGPSSPKPGEAQNGRRRSRMDEATWYLDSDDSSPLGSPSTPPMLNGNPPRPSPEPEEPRRPGPAERGSGSGTPKLIQRALLRGTALLASLGLGRDLQPPGGPGRERGEPPPTPRAPLSTPSPAEPPPSPLIRFSPEMPDAQASPLSPDAPGSPSPAPLLLELGVPAGQPSAKSPRREEERRGSAVSPPPGISRSAPGTPGTPRSPPLGLISRPRPSPLRSRIDPWSFVSAGPRPSPLPSPQPAPRRAPWTLFPDSDPFWDSPPANPFRGGPQDCRAQTKDVGAQAPWAPEAGP; this comes from the exons ATGGAGCCCTTGAAGAACCTCTTCCTCAAGAGCCCGCTGGGGTCATGGAACAGCGGTGGCAgtgggggcagtgggggaggcGGCGGAGGTTGGCCAGAGGGATCCCCGAAGGCGGCAGCTTATGCCAACCCTGTGTGGACAGCCCTGTTTGACTACGAGCCCAATGGGCAGGACGAGCTGGCCCTGCGGAAGGGCGACCGTGTGGAGGTGCTGTCCCGGGATGCAGCTATCTCAGGCGATGAGGGCTGGTGGGCGGGCCAGGTGGGAGGCCAGGTGGGCATCTTTCCGTCCAACTATGTGTCTCGGGGCGGCGGCCCGCCCCCCTGCGAGATGGCCAGCTTCCAGGAGCTGCGGCTGGAGGAGGTGATCGGCATCGGTGGCTTCGGCAAGGTCTACCGCGGCAGCTGGCGAGGCGAGCTGGTGGCTGTGAAGGCAGCTCGCCAGGACCCCGATGAAGACATCAGCGTGACAGCTGAGAGCGTGCGACAGGAGGCCCGGCTTTTCGCCATGCTGGCACACCCCAACATCATTGCCCTCAAGGCCGTGTGCCTGGAGGAGCCCAACCTGTGCCTGGTGATGGAGTATGCTGCCGGCGGGCCCCTCAGCCGCGCCCTGGCTGGGCGGCGTGTGCCCCCCCATGTGCTCGTCAACTGGGCCGTGCAAATTGCTCGTGGGATGCACTACCTGCACTGCGAGGCCCTGGTGCCTGTCATCCACCGAGACCTCAAGTCCAACAACA tTCTGCTGCTGCAGCCCATTGAAGGTGACGACATGGAGCACAAGACCCTGAAGATCACTGACTTCGGCCTGGCCCGCGAGTGGCACAAAACCACGCAAATGAGTGCTGCAGGCACCTATGCCTGGATGGCTCCTGAGGTTATCAAGGCCTCCACCTTCTCTAAGGGCAGCGATGTCTGGAG TTTTGGGGTGCTCCTGTGGGAACTGCTGACTGGGGAGGTGCCCTACCGTGGCATCGACTGCCTTGCTGTAGCCTATGGAGTGGCCGTTAACAAGCTCACACTGCCCATCCCATCCACCTGCCCCGAGCCCTTCGCACAGCTCATGGCCG ATTGCTGGGCGCAGGATCCCCACCGCAGGCCCGACTTCGCCTCCATCCTTCAGCAGTTGGAGGCACTAGAGGCGCAGGTCCTGCGGGAAATGCCGCGGGACTCCTTCCATTCCATGCAGGAAGGCTGGAAGCGCGAGATCCAAGGCCTCTTTGACGAGCTGCGGGCCAAAGAAAAG GAACTACTGAGCCGCGAGGAGGAGCTGACCCGCGCGGCGCGTGAGCAGCGTTCACAGGCAGAGCAGCTGCGGCGGCGCGAGCACCTGCTGGCCCAGTGGGAGCTGGAGGTGTTCGAGCGCGAGTTGACGCTTCTATTGCAGCAAGTTGATCGCGAACGGCCACACGTTCGCCGCCGCCGCGGAACCTTCAAGCGCAGCAAACTCCGCGCGCGCGACGGCGGCGAGCGCATCAGCATGCCGCTCG acTTCAAACACCGCATCACCGTGCAGGCCTCTCCCGGCCTGGACAGGAGGAGAAACGTCTTCGAGGTCGGGGCTGGGGACTCGCCCACCTTCCCCCGGTTCCGGGCCATCCAGT ACTCCttccattcccccctccccctgcccgccACAGTGGAGCCTGCAGAACCAGGCCAGGCATGGGGCCGACAGTCCCCAAGACGTCTAGAGGACTCAAGCAATGGAGAGCGGCGAGCATGCTGGGCCTGGGGGCCCAGTTCCCCCAAGCCCGGAGAAGCCCAGAACGGGAG GAGAAGGTCCCGCATGGACGAAGCCACGTGGTACCTGGATTCAGATGACTCATCCCCCTTAGGATCTCCTTCCACACCCCCCATGCTCAATG GTAACCCCCCGCGGCCGAGCCCGGAGCCCGAGGAGCCGCGGCGGCCGGGCCCGGCGGAGCGCGGCAGCGGCTCCGGGACGCCCAAGCTGATCCAGCGCGCGTTGCTGCGCGGCACCGCCCTGCTCGCCTCGCTGGGCCTCGGCCGCGACCTGCAGCCCCCGGGTGGACCCGGCCGCGAGCGCGGGGAGCCCCCGCCAACGCCCCGCGCCCCGCTGTCCACACCGTCCCCCGCCGAgccgcccccctccccgctcATCCGCTTCTCCCCCGAGATGCCGGACGCCCAGGCCTCCCCGCTGAGCCCCGACGCCCCCGGCTCGCCCTCCCCCGCGCCCCTGCTGCTGGAACTGGGTGTCCCCGCCGGCCAGCCATCAGCCAAGAGTCCCCGGCGCGAAGAGGAGAGGCGCG GAAGCGCCGTCTCGCCCCCACCAGGGATATCACGCTCTGCTCCTGGCACCCCAGGTACCCCACGCTCACCGCCTCTGGGCCTCATCAGTCGACCTCGGCCCTCACCCCTTCGCAGCCGCATCGACCCATGGAGCTTTGTGTCAGCCGGGCCACGGCCTTCACCCCTGCCCTCGCCACAGCCTGCACCCCGCCGGGCACCCTGGACCTTGTTCCCAGACTCAGACCCCTTCTGGGACTCTCCACCCGCCAACCCCTTCCGAGGGGGCCCTCAGGACTGCAGGGCGCAGACCAAAGACGTGGGTGCCCAGGCCCCGTGGGCACCAGAGGCAGGGCCCTGA
- the MAP3K11 gene encoding mitogen-activated protein kinase kinase kinase 11 isoform X3 translates to MEPLKNLFLKSPLGSWNSGGSGGSGGGGGGWPEGSPKAAAYANPVWTALFDYEPNGQDELALRKGDRVEVLSRDAAISGDEGWWAGQVGGQVGIFPSNYVSRGGGPPPCEMASFQELRLEEVIGIGGFGKVYRGSWRGELVAVKAARQDPDEDISVTAESVRQEARLFAMLAHPNIIALKAVCLEEPNLCLVMEYAAGGPLSRALAGRRVPPHVLVNWAVQIARGMHYLHCEALVPVIHRDLKSNNILLLQPIEGDDMEHKTLKITDFGLAREWHKTTQMSAAGTYAWMAPEVIKASTFSKGSDVWSFGVLLWELLTGEVPYRGIDCLAVAYGVAVNKLTLPIPSTCPEPFAQLMADCWAQDPHRRPDFASILQQLEALEAQVLREMPRDSFHSMQEGWKREIQGLFDELRAKEKELLSREEELTRAAREQRSQAEQLRRREHLLAQWELEVFERELTLLLQQVDRERPHVRRRRGTFKRSKLRARDGGERISMPLDFKHRITVQASPGLDRRRNVFEVGAGDSPTFPRFRAIQYSFHSPLPLPATVEPAEPGQAWGRQSPRRLEDSSNGERRACWAWGPSSPKPGEAQNGRRRSRMDEATWYLDSDDSSPLGSPSTPPMLNGNPPRPSPEPEEPRRPGPAERGSGSGTPKLIQRALLRGTALLASLGLGRDLQPPGGPGRERGEPPPTPRAPLSTPSPAEPPPSPLIRFSPEMPDAQASPLSPDAPGSPSPAPLLLELGVPAGQPSAKSPRREEERRDEISRDSRLPLVSGRAGIQAQVPLLQRTPHS, encoded by the exons ATGGAGCCCTTGAAGAACCTCTTCCTCAAGAGCCCGCTGGGGTCATGGAACAGCGGTGGCAgtgggggcagtgggggaggcGGCGGAGGTTGGCCAGAGGGATCCCCGAAGGCGGCAGCTTATGCCAACCCTGTGTGGACAGCCCTGTTTGACTACGAGCCCAATGGGCAGGACGAGCTGGCCCTGCGGAAGGGCGACCGTGTGGAGGTGCTGTCCCGGGATGCAGCTATCTCAGGCGATGAGGGCTGGTGGGCGGGCCAGGTGGGAGGCCAGGTGGGCATCTTTCCGTCCAACTATGTGTCTCGGGGCGGCGGCCCGCCCCCCTGCGAGATGGCCAGCTTCCAGGAGCTGCGGCTGGAGGAGGTGATCGGCATCGGTGGCTTCGGCAAGGTCTACCGCGGCAGCTGGCGAGGCGAGCTGGTGGCTGTGAAGGCAGCTCGCCAGGACCCCGATGAAGACATCAGCGTGACAGCTGAGAGCGTGCGACAGGAGGCCCGGCTTTTCGCCATGCTGGCACACCCCAACATCATTGCCCTCAAGGCCGTGTGCCTGGAGGAGCCCAACCTGTGCCTGGTGATGGAGTATGCTGCCGGCGGGCCCCTCAGCCGCGCCCTGGCTGGGCGGCGTGTGCCCCCCCATGTGCTCGTCAACTGGGCCGTGCAAATTGCTCGTGGGATGCACTACCTGCACTGCGAGGCCCTGGTGCCTGTCATCCACCGAGACCTCAAGTCCAACAACA tTCTGCTGCTGCAGCCCATTGAAGGTGACGACATGGAGCACAAGACCCTGAAGATCACTGACTTCGGCCTGGCCCGCGAGTGGCACAAAACCACGCAAATGAGTGCTGCAGGCACCTATGCCTGGATGGCTCCTGAGGTTATCAAGGCCTCCACCTTCTCTAAGGGCAGCGATGTCTGGAG TTTTGGGGTGCTCCTGTGGGAACTGCTGACTGGGGAGGTGCCCTACCGTGGCATCGACTGCCTTGCTGTAGCCTATGGAGTGGCCGTTAACAAGCTCACACTGCCCATCCCATCCACCTGCCCCGAGCCCTTCGCACAGCTCATGGCCG ATTGCTGGGCGCAGGATCCCCACCGCAGGCCCGACTTCGCCTCCATCCTTCAGCAGTTGGAGGCACTAGAGGCGCAGGTCCTGCGGGAAATGCCGCGGGACTCCTTCCATTCCATGCAGGAAGGCTGGAAGCGCGAGATCCAAGGCCTCTTTGACGAGCTGCGGGCCAAAGAAAAG GAACTACTGAGCCGCGAGGAGGAGCTGACCCGCGCGGCGCGTGAGCAGCGTTCACAGGCAGAGCAGCTGCGGCGGCGCGAGCACCTGCTGGCCCAGTGGGAGCTGGAGGTGTTCGAGCGCGAGTTGACGCTTCTATTGCAGCAAGTTGATCGCGAACGGCCACACGTTCGCCGCCGCCGCGGAACCTTCAAGCGCAGCAAACTCCGCGCGCGCGACGGCGGCGAGCGCATCAGCATGCCGCTCG acTTCAAACACCGCATCACCGTGCAGGCCTCTCCCGGCCTGGACAGGAGGAGAAACGTCTTCGAGGTCGGGGCTGGGGACTCGCCCACCTTCCCCCGGTTCCGGGCCATCCAGT ACTCCttccattcccccctccccctgcccgccACAGTGGAGCCTGCAGAACCAGGCCAGGCATGGGGCCGACAGTCCCCAAGACGTCTAGAGGACTCAAGCAATGGAGAGCGGCGAGCATGCTGGGCCTGGGGGCCCAGTTCCCCCAAGCCCGGAGAAGCCCAGAACGGGAG GAGAAGGTCCCGCATGGACGAAGCCACGTGGTACCTGGATTCAGATGACTCATCCCCCTTAGGATCTCCTTCCACACCCCCCATGCTCAATG GTAACCCCCCGCGGCCGAGCCCGGAGCCCGAGGAGCCGCGGCGGCCGGGCCCGGCGGAGCGCGGCAGCGGCTCCGGGACGCCCAAGCTGATCCAGCGCGCGTTGCTGCGCGGCACCGCCCTGCTCGCCTCGCTGGGCCTCGGCCGCGACCTGCAGCCCCCGGGTGGACCCGGCCGCGAGCGCGGGGAGCCCCCGCCAACGCCCCGCGCCCCGCTGTCCACACCGTCCCCCGCCGAgccgcccccctccccgctcATCCGCTTCTCCCCCGAGATGCCGGACGCCCAGGCCTCCCCGCTGAGCCCCGACGCCCCCGGCTCGCCCTCCCCCGCGCCCCTGCTGCTGGAACTGGGTGTCCCCGCCGGCCAGCCATCAGCCAAGAGTCCCCGGCGCGAAGAGGAGAGGCGCG ATGAAATATCGAGGGACTCCAGGCTCCCACTAGTAAGTGGCCGAGCTGGGATCCAAGCCCAGGTCCCTCTGCTCCAGAGGACTCCTCACTCTTAA
- the MAP3K11 gene encoding mitogen-activated protein kinase kinase kinase 11 isoform X2: protein MEPLKNLFLKSPLGSWNSGGSGGSGGGGGGWPEGSPKAAAYANPVWTALFDYEPNGQDELALRKGDRVEVLSRDAAISGDEGWWAGQVGGQVGIFPSNYVSRGGGPPPCEMASFQELRLEEVIGIGGFGKVYRGSWRGELVAVKAARQDPDEDISVTAESVRQEARLFAMLAHPNIIALKAVCLEEPNLCLVMEYAAGGPLSRALAGRRVPPHVLVNWAVQIARGMHYLHCEALVPVIHRDLKSNNILLLQPIEGDDMEHKTLKITDFGLAREWHKTTQMSAAGTYAWMAPEVIKASTFSKGSDVWSFGVLLWELLTGEVPYRGIDCLAVAYGVAVNKLTLPIPSTCPEPFAQLMADCWAQDPHRRPDFASILQQLEALEAQVLREMPRDSFHSMQEGWKREIQGLFDELRAKEKELLSREEELTRAAREQRSQAEQLRRREHLLAQWELEVFERELTLLLQQVDRERPHVRRRRGTFKRSKLRARDGGERISMPLDFKHRITVQASPGLDRRRNVFEVGAGDSPTFPRFRAIQLEPAEPGQAWGRQSPRRLEDSSNGERRACWAWGPSSPKPGEAQNGRRRSRMDEATWYLDSDDSSPLGSPSTPPMLNGNPPRPSPEPEEPRRPGPAERGSGSGTPKLIQRALLRGTALLASLGLGRDLQPPGGPGRERGEPPPTPRAPLSTPSPAEPPPSPLIRFSPEMPDAQASPLSPDAPGSPSPAPLLLELGVPAGQPSAKSPRREEERRGSAVSPPPGISRSAPGTPGTPRSPPLGLISRPRPSPLRSRIDPWSFVSAGPRPSPLPSPQPAPRRAPWTLFPDSDPFWDSPPANPFRGGPQDCRAQTKDVGAQAPWAPEAGP, encoded by the exons ATGGAGCCCTTGAAGAACCTCTTCCTCAAGAGCCCGCTGGGGTCATGGAACAGCGGTGGCAgtgggggcagtgggggaggcGGCGGAGGTTGGCCAGAGGGATCCCCGAAGGCGGCAGCTTATGCCAACCCTGTGTGGACAGCCCTGTTTGACTACGAGCCCAATGGGCAGGACGAGCTGGCCCTGCGGAAGGGCGACCGTGTGGAGGTGCTGTCCCGGGATGCAGCTATCTCAGGCGATGAGGGCTGGTGGGCGGGCCAGGTGGGAGGCCAGGTGGGCATCTTTCCGTCCAACTATGTGTCTCGGGGCGGCGGCCCGCCCCCCTGCGAGATGGCCAGCTTCCAGGAGCTGCGGCTGGAGGAGGTGATCGGCATCGGTGGCTTCGGCAAGGTCTACCGCGGCAGCTGGCGAGGCGAGCTGGTGGCTGTGAAGGCAGCTCGCCAGGACCCCGATGAAGACATCAGCGTGACAGCTGAGAGCGTGCGACAGGAGGCCCGGCTTTTCGCCATGCTGGCACACCCCAACATCATTGCCCTCAAGGCCGTGTGCCTGGAGGAGCCCAACCTGTGCCTGGTGATGGAGTATGCTGCCGGCGGGCCCCTCAGCCGCGCCCTGGCTGGGCGGCGTGTGCCCCCCCATGTGCTCGTCAACTGGGCCGTGCAAATTGCTCGTGGGATGCACTACCTGCACTGCGAGGCCCTGGTGCCTGTCATCCACCGAGACCTCAAGTCCAACAACA tTCTGCTGCTGCAGCCCATTGAAGGTGACGACATGGAGCACAAGACCCTGAAGATCACTGACTTCGGCCTGGCCCGCGAGTGGCACAAAACCACGCAAATGAGTGCTGCAGGCACCTATGCCTGGATGGCTCCTGAGGTTATCAAGGCCTCCACCTTCTCTAAGGGCAGCGATGTCTGGAG TTTTGGGGTGCTCCTGTGGGAACTGCTGACTGGGGAGGTGCCCTACCGTGGCATCGACTGCCTTGCTGTAGCCTATGGAGTGGCCGTTAACAAGCTCACACTGCCCATCCCATCCACCTGCCCCGAGCCCTTCGCACAGCTCATGGCCG ATTGCTGGGCGCAGGATCCCCACCGCAGGCCCGACTTCGCCTCCATCCTTCAGCAGTTGGAGGCACTAGAGGCGCAGGTCCTGCGGGAAATGCCGCGGGACTCCTTCCATTCCATGCAGGAAGGCTGGAAGCGCGAGATCCAAGGCCTCTTTGACGAGCTGCGGGCCAAAGAAAAG GAACTACTGAGCCGCGAGGAGGAGCTGACCCGCGCGGCGCGTGAGCAGCGTTCACAGGCAGAGCAGCTGCGGCGGCGCGAGCACCTGCTGGCCCAGTGGGAGCTGGAGGTGTTCGAGCGCGAGTTGACGCTTCTATTGCAGCAAGTTGATCGCGAACGGCCACACGTTCGCCGCCGCCGCGGAACCTTCAAGCGCAGCAAACTCCGCGCGCGCGACGGCGGCGAGCGCATCAGCATGCCGCTCG acTTCAAACACCGCATCACCGTGCAGGCCTCTCCCGGCCTGGACAGGAGGAGAAACGTCTTCGAGGTCGGGGCTGGGGACTCGCCCACCTTCCCCCGGTTCCGGGCCATCCAGT TGGAGCCTGCAGAACCAGGCCAGGCATGGGGCCGACAGTCCCCAAGACGTCTAGAGGACTCAAGCAATGGAGAGCGGCGAGCATGCTGGGCCTGGGGGCCCAGTTCCCCCAAGCCCGGAGAAGCCCAGAACGGGAG GAGAAGGTCCCGCATGGACGAAGCCACGTGGTACCTGGATTCAGATGACTCATCCCCCTTAGGATCTCCTTCCACACCCCCCATGCTCAATG GTAACCCCCCGCGGCCGAGCCCGGAGCCCGAGGAGCCGCGGCGGCCGGGCCCGGCGGAGCGCGGCAGCGGCTCCGGGACGCCCAAGCTGATCCAGCGCGCGTTGCTGCGCGGCACCGCCCTGCTCGCCTCGCTGGGCCTCGGCCGCGACCTGCAGCCCCCGGGTGGACCCGGCCGCGAGCGCGGGGAGCCCCCGCCAACGCCCCGCGCCCCGCTGTCCACACCGTCCCCCGCCGAgccgcccccctccccgctcATCCGCTTCTCCCCCGAGATGCCGGACGCCCAGGCCTCCCCGCTGAGCCCCGACGCCCCCGGCTCGCCCTCCCCCGCGCCCCTGCTGCTGGAACTGGGTGTCCCCGCCGGCCAGCCATCAGCCAAGAGTCCCCGGCGCGAAGAGGAGAGGCGCG GAAGCGCCGTCTCGCCCCCACCAGGGATATCACGCTCTGCTCCTGGCACCCCAGGTACCCCACGCTCACCGCCTCTGGGCCTCATCAGTCGACCTCGGCCCTCACCCCTTCGCAGCCGCATCGACCCATGGAGCTTTGTGTCAGCCGGGCCACGGCCTTCACCCCTGCCCTCGCCACAGCCTGCACCCCGCCGGGCACCCTGGACCTTGTTCCCAGACTCAGACCCCTTCTGGGACTCTCCACCCGCCAACCCCTTCCGAGGGGGCCCTCAGGACTGCAGGGCGCAGACCAAAGACGTGGGTGCCCAGGCCCCGTGGGCACCAGAGGCAGGGCCCTGA
- the KCNK7 gene encoding potassium channel subfamily K member 7 — protein MDSGRHTMWALRPWARYGLLVVAHLLALGLGAAVLQALEGPPALQLQANLRAELATFQAEYRACLPPRALEELLGTALAAQAHGVSSLGNGSQARNWDLPSALLFTASLLTTTGYGHMAPLSAGGKAFCVVYTALGLPASLALVAALRHCLLPLLSRPGAWVAIHWQLTPARAALLQASGLGLLVAGIFVLLPALVLWGLQGDCSLLEAIYFCFSSLSTIGLGDLLPGHDNGLHPVFYYLGQFALLGYLLLGLLAMLLTVETFLELPQVRAMVKFFRSRGPLNAEDEGGILGQDELALSTLPPSAAAPERAPAC, from the exons ATGGACTCTGGGCGGCACACCATGTGGGCTCTGAGGCCCTGGGCCCGATACGGGCTACTGGTTGTGGCCCACCTGCTAGCCCTGGGACTTGGGGCTGCAGTGCTCCAGGCCCTGGAGGGGCCTCCAGCACTCCAGCTCCAGGCCAACCTCAGGGCCGAGCTGGCCACTTTCCAGGCGGAGTACAGGGCCTGCCTGCCACCCAGGGCACTGGAAGAGCTGCTGGGCACCGCCCTGGCAGCCCAGGCCCACGGGGTTTCCAGCCTGGGCAATGGCTCCCAGGCCAGGAACTGGGATCTGCCCTCAGCCCTACTCTTCACTGCCAGCCTCCTCACCACCACAG GTTACGGCCACATGGCCCCACTATCGGCAGGTGGAAAGGCCTTCTGTGTGGTTTACACGGCCCTGGGGCTGCCAGCCTCCTTAGCACTTGTGGCTGCACTGCGCCACTGCCTGCTGCCTCTGCTCAGCCGCCCGGGTGCCTGGGTAGCCATCCATTGGCAGCTGACGCCGGCCAGGGCTGCGCTACTGCAGGCATCTGGGCTGGGCCTGCTAGTGGCTGGTATCTTCGTGCTGCTGCCAGCACTGGTGCTGTGGGGTCTGCAGGGCGACTGCAGCCTGCTGGAGGCCATCTACTTCTGCTTCAGCTCACTCAGCACCATCGGCCTGGGGGACCTGCTGCCTGGCCATGACAATGGCCTGCACCCAGTGTTTTACTACCTTGGCCAGTTCGCACTTCTGG GGTACTTGCTCCTGGGGCTCCTGGCCATGCTGCTGACCGTGGAGACGTTCTTGGAGCTGCCCCAGGTCCGTGCCATGGTGAAGTTCTTCAGGTCCAGGGGCCCTCTGAACGCTGAGGACGAAGGTGGCATCCTAGGCCAGGATGAACTGGCTCTGAGCACCCTGCCACCCTCAGCAGCAGCCCCAGAACGGGCCCCAGCTTGCTGA